A section of the Nitrospiria bacterium genome encodes:
- a CDS encoding Stp1/IreP family PP2C-type Ser/Thr phosphatase → MQIKAFGQSDVGRVRSSNEDAWAVIQDLQFFIVADGMGGHAAGEIASHMAVDIMHEFMRTSVQSSEVTWPADIDRNLPLPVRRLVAAGHLANEKIFQSSRANPKLNGMGTTMVAVLVDQDTAYVAHVGDSRAYLFRNGRVDRLTEDHSLINDYIQQGLLKIDEANQHPLKHVITRALGSSMKVEVDVKSVPLMEGDALLLCSDGLSNLLTDEELRMNGPELLAKPQAACQRLIDLANHKGGDDNVTVVLITGSRPDTARPHS, encoded by the coding sequence ATGCAGATTAAAGCTTTCGGCCAATCGGATGTCGGACGCGTACGCTCATCGAACGAAGATGCTTGGGCCGTTATTCAGGACCTCCAGTTCTTCATCGTGGCCGACGGCATGGGCGGCCATGCCGCGGGGGAGATCGCAAGTCACATGGCGGTCGACATCATGCATGAGTTCATGCGGACAAGCGTCCAATCCTCCGAAGTGACCTGGCCGGCCGATATCGACCGAAACCTCCCCTTGCCGGTCCGACGGCTGGTGGCGGCCGGGCACTTGGCCAATGAGAAAATCTTTCAGTCCAGCCGGGCCAATCCGAAGCTGAACGGAATGGGAACCACCATGGTCGCCGTTCTGGTCGACCAGGACACCGCGTATGTCGCCCACGTCGGCGACAGCCGGGCTTACCTGTTTCGGAACGGCCGGGTCGACCGATTGACGGAGGACCATTCGCTGATTAACGACTACATCCAACAAGGACTGCTCAAAATCGACGAAGCCAATCAACACCCGTTGAAGCACGTGATCACGCGGGCGCTCGGCAGCAGCATGAAAGTCGAGGTGGACGTAAAGTCCGTGCCGCTCATGGAAGGCGACGCTCTTCTCCTTTGTTCGGACGGTCTGAGCAATCTTTTGACCGATGAAGAATTGCGCATGAACGGTCCCGAACTCCTTGCGAAACCTCAGGCCGCCTGTCAACGGTTGATCGATCTGGCCAACCATAAAGGAGGGGATGATAATGTAACCGTTGTGTTAATTACCGGAAGCCGCCCGGATACCGCCCGACCCCATTCCTGA
- a CDS encoding HD domain-containing phosphohydrolase — MRLAPPVEVPMESRHSILIVDDEAGPREALNMILKPFYGVYNAENGHQALEMLRKADVDLVILDLKMPGFQGTDILREIKKEKTRVEVVILTGYGSLKTAVDAIRHGAADYLLKPFNVTEIISVINRILAQKKQRDHLTNFLSELGGLVGYDSTIEEVRHSITEKPEFLESLREVFDRVKEPGGSFPSGNHLEFVRVLSETLESKDPFTHGHSSRVNYYSNLLAQKLELSQAELRDLQVGAYLHDIGKLGVDSKIIYKEGSFTRQELLLMRQHPEIGVELVSPIGLSHRVISIIRHHHEFYNGTGYPDGLKGETIPILTRIVSTSESFDAMVTDRPYRKALPISDIVAELKRYAGVQFDPYLVQLLLEIIEEKGEDILPKRFQMIGLQDSASE; from the coding sequence ATGCGGCTAGCCCCGCCAGTGGAGGTACCAATGGAATCGCGACACAGTATCTTGATCGTTGACGATGAGGCAGGGCCGCGTGAAGCCTTAAATATGATTCTGAAGCCCTTCTATGGGGTATACAACGCAGAAAACGGTCACCAGGCCTTGGAAATGCTACGAAAAGCGGATGTGGACCTGGTAATTCTGGACCTCAAGATGCCGGGCTTTCAAGGAACCGACATCCTCCGGGAGATCAAAAAGGAAAAGACCCGTGTGGAAGTGGTCATTTTGACCGGATACGGCAGCTTGAAAACGGCGGTGGACGCCATCCGTCATGGAGCCGCCGACTATCTTTTAAAACCGTTTAATGTCACCGAGATCATTTCCGTTATCAACCGGATTCTGGCCCAAAAGAAACAGCGGGACCACCTGACAAACTTCCTCAGTGAACTGGGCGGATTGGTCGGGTACGACAGCACCATCGAGGAAGTGCGTCATTCGATCACCGAAAAACCCGAATTTTTAGAATCGTTGAGAGAAGTGTTCGATCGGGTTAAAGAACCCGGCGGTTCGTTTCCATCGGGGAACCACCTTGAATTTGTCAGGGTCCTGTCGGAAACCCTTGAAAGCAAGGATCCCTTTACCCATGGCCATTCCAGTCGCGTCAATTACTATTCCAACCTGTTGGCTCAAAAATTGGAGCTGAGTCAAGCCGAGCTGCGGGACCTCCAGGTCGGCGCCTATCTCCACGACATCGGCAAACTGGGTGTGGATTCTAAAATCATCTACAAGGAAGGTTCGTTCACGAGACAGGAACTGCTCTTGATGCGCCAGCATCCTGAAATTGGAGTGGAGCTGGTCAGCCCCATCGGACTCTCGCACCGCGTCATCTCGATCATCCGCCATCACCATGAATTTTACAATGGGACGGGTTATCCGGACGGTCTGAAAGGAGAGACCATCCCTATCCTGACGAGGATTGTATCCACTTCGGAGTCCTTTGATGCCATGGTGACGGACCGACCCTACCGCAAGGCCCTTCCGATCAGTGATATCGTGGCCGAGCTGAAGCGATACGCGGGCGTGCAGTTTGATCCTTACCTGGTCCAACTCCTGTTGGAAATTATCGAGGAAAAAGGGGAGGACATCCTCCCGAAGCGTTTTCAAATGATCGGGCTTCAAGACTCGGCGAGCGAGTAG
- a CDS encoding sigma-54 dependent transcriptional regulator, whose translation MKTVLIVDDETSVAESLKIALKPVYRFIWAPNGEEALKLFHRNQIHLILLDIALPDMDGLTLLKMFREVEPSLPIVMLTATRTVKTAVESMKLGATDYINKPFDIEELRLTIDKAVTAHELEREVQYLRSEVGKKYSFDNLVGKSRAMREVFLKIEQVTDTKTTVLITGESGTGKEMVARALHYNSSRRVKPFVALNCASIPDSLIESELFGHEKGAFTDASVRKMGQFEAANGGTLFLDEIAELSPATQAKLLRVLQSKEFTRVGGTETIEVDLRLITATNKDLEEAIRRKTFREDLYYRINVLPIHLPPLRDRKEDIPPLANHFLAKKANEDGRTVKTLNKEALIYLMRYDWPGNVRELENVIEQAVTLSAGPTIGPGDLPVQVQTRRRTNTLKDKAMGGQVSLSDAVKSFEREIIESALRKTNYIQTRTARLLGITRRVLKYKMDALGITLTGHTSFSSAKTSSHREKTG comes from the coding sequence ATGAAAACCGTCCTGATCGTGGATGACGAAACCTCTGTGGCCGAATCCCTCAAGATCGCGCTTAAGCCGGTCTATCGTTTTATCTGGGCCCCGAACGGGGAAGAGGCCCTCAAACTTTTCCACCGCAACCAGATCCATTTGATCCTTCTGGATATAGCTCTTCCGGACATGGACGGCTTAACCTTATTGAAGATGTTTCGCGAAGTCGAGCCTTCTCTTCCCATTGTCATGCTCACCGCAACCCGAACGGTGAAAACGGCCGTGGAATCCATGAAATTGGGTGCAACGGATTACATCAACAAGCCTTTCGATATCGAAGAACTCCGGTTGACCATCGACAAAGCCGTCACGGCTCACGAATTGGAACGGGAGGTACAATACCTCCGGTCGGAAGTAGGCAAGAAGTACAGTTTCGATAATCTCGTCGGCAAGAGCCGGGCCATGCGCGAGGTTTTTCTGAAAATCGAACAAGTGACGGATACCAAGACGACGGTCCTCATTACCGGAGAGAGCGGCACCGGAAAGGAGATGGTGGCCCGTGCGCTTCACTACAACAGCTCCCGACGGGTCAAGCCGTTCGTGGCGTTGAACTGCGCCTCGATCCCGGACAGCCTGATTGAGAGCGAGCTTTTCGGCCATGAAAAAGGCGCCTTTACGGACGCCTCGGTCCGGAAAATGGGGCAGTTTGAAGCGGCGAACGGCGGAACGTTGTTCTTGGACGAGATCGCCGAGCTCAGTCCGGCGACCCAGGCCAAGCTGCTCCGTGTACTCCAGTCGAAGGAGTTCACCCGGGTCGGCGGAACGGAAACGATCGAAGTGGACCTGCGCCTGATCACTGCGACCAACAAGGATCTGGAAGAAGCCATACGCCGCAAGACTTTTCGAGAAGACCTTTATTACCGGATCAACGTCCTCCCCATCCACCTGCCTCCCCTGCGCGACCGGAAGGAAGACATTCCGCCTTTGGCCAATCATTTCCTGGCCAAGAAAGCGAATGAAGATGGCCGGACCGTAAAAACGCTGAATAAAGAAGCGCTGATCTACTTGATGCGATACGACTGGCCTGGAAATGTGCGAGAACTCGAGAACGTCATCGAACAAGCCGTTACCCTATCGGCGGGCCCGACGATCGGGCCGGGCGATTTGCCCGTGCAGGTCCAAACCCGACGGAGAACGAATACGCTGAAGGACAAAGCCATGGGCGGTCAGGTCTCTCTCTCGGACGCCGTCAAATCGTTCGAGCGCGAAATCATTGAGTCGGCCCTCCGAAAAACCAATTATATCCAGACCCGGACTGCTCGTCTTCTGGGAATTACACGAAGAGTTTTAAAATATAAAATGGATGCCCTCGGAATCACCCTTACCGGTCATACATCATTTTCTTCAGCAAAGACCTCTTCCCACCGTGAGAAAACGGGATAA
- the recN gene encoding DNA repair protein RecN codes for MLRELRIQNFAIIDRLEIRFHEQLNVLTGETGSGKSIVVDAVDLLLGGRASSEQIRTDCDEAVLEAAFDVSRDGPVAAQLVEMGLSGNADEDLIIRRVISRSGKSRAQVNGGLVTLGQLQQVGNLLVDIHGQHEHQSLLKPEQQLYLLDAFGQLLRLREDYHRRYLAFQAVRSELSELGAQEQERSRREDFLRFQAREIETAGLFAGEDAGLERERSVLANAERLAMLADQAYQDLYAADGAIMTQLARVESSVDELARTDERMKDVSAFCSEASAQLREVAGRLRDYKEGIEYDPKRLEQIEERLHLIVSLKKKYGPTIEGLLEFRRKAEEELAALSTHDERVKSLAGALEEGRAKCAEMAKRLTQERSLAARSLEKKVEKELAQLKMGRTKFKIRMGSRDGTEALGSTGAEGVEFLVTPNPGEEAKPLARIASGGELSRMMLSLKSILAAVDRVPTLIFDEVDAGIGGGVAEVVGQRLKALARHRQVLCITHLPQIASQAAVHFTVEKSLSNGRTVTKVKRLEKEDRVEEIARMLGGRELTPTAFKHAREMLNLAAQ; via the coding sequence ATGCTGCGCGAGCTGCGCATTCAAAACTTTGCCATTATTGATCGTCTCGAAATTCGGTTTCATGAACAGCTCAATGTCCTGACCGGGGAAACCGGGTCGGGGAAGTCCATCGTGGTGGACGCCGTGGATCTCCTGTTGGGAGGCCGCGCGTCCTCCGAGCAGATCCGCACCGATTGCGACGAGGCCGTCCTGGAGGCGGCCTTTGACGTTTCAAGAGACGGTCCGGTGGCCGCGCAACTGGTGGAAATGGGTCTCTCCGGCAATGCGGATGAAGACCTCATCATCCGTCGCGTCATCTCGCGTTCCGGAAAAAGCCGCGCCCAGGTCAACGGCGGCCTCGTGACCCTCGGGCAGCTTCAGCAGGTAGGCAATCTGCTGGTGGACATTCACGGCCAGCACGAGCACCAATCGCTCCTTAAACCGGAACAGCAGTTGTATCTTCTCGACGCCTTCGGCCAACTCCTGCGTCTTCGCGAAGACTATCATCGCCGCTACCTCGCTTTTCAAGCGGTCCGGTCGGAGCTCTCGGAGCTGGGAGCCCAGGAGCAAGAGCGTTCCCGACGCGAGGACTTCCTCCGCTTCCAAGCGCGCGAGATCGAAACGGCCGGCCTTTTTGCGGGGGAGGATGCCGGTCTGGAGCGGGAGCGCAGCGTCTTGGCCAATGCCGAACGCCTGGCGATGCTGGCGGACCAAGCCTATCAGGATCTTTATGCGGCGGACGGCGCGATCATGACCCAGCTCGCGCGGGTCGAATCCTCGGTGGATGAGCTGGCCCGTACCGATGAGCGGATGAAGGATGTTTCGGCGTTCTGTTCCGAGGCCTCGGCCCAACTCCGGGAAGTCGCGGGACGTTTACGGGATTACAAGGAGGGCATCGAATACGATCCAAAACGACTGGAGCAGATTGAAGAACGGCTGCATTTGATCGTCTCGCTCAAAAAGAAATACGGCCCGACGATTGAAGGCCTTTTGGAGTTTCGGCGGAAAGCCGAGGAAGAGCTGGCCGCTCTTTCCACGCACGATGAACGCGTCAAGTCTCTCGCGGGAGCCTTGGAAGAGGGGCGTGCGAAATGCGCGGAAATGGCCAAACGACTGACCCAAGAACGCTCCCTCGCTGCGCGTTCGCTGGAAAAAAAAGTTGAAAAGGAACTCGCTCAGCTGAAAATGGGCCGAACGAAGTTTAAGATCCGGATGGGGTCACGGGATGGGACGGAAGCGCTCGGATCGACCGGAGCGGAAGGGGTCGAGTTTCTTGTGACACCCAACCCCGGAGAGGAAGCCAAACCGTTGGCCCGGATCGCTTCCGGCGGGGAATTGTCCAGGATGATGCTGTCCTTGAAATCCATCCTCGCCGCCGTCGATCGCGTGCCGACCCTGATTTTTGACGAGGTCGACGCGGGAATCGGCGGCGGCGTGGCCGAGGTCGTGGGTCAGCGTTTGAAAGCGTTGGCCCGGCATCGCCAAGTTTTATGCATTACCCACCTTCCCCAGATCGCGAGCCAGGCCGCGGTTCACTTCACGGTCGAGAAATCGTTATCGAACGGGCGTACGGTGACCAAGGTCAAACGGTTGGAGAAGGAGGACCGCGTCGAGGAAATCGCGCGGATGCTCGGGGGACGCGAACTGACCCCGACGGCCTTTAAACACGCCCGGGAAATGCTTAACCTCGCGGCGCAATAA
- the lexA gene encoding transcriptional repressor LexA: MLNTDPPRERGERALTRRQERVLAFIKDSCEKNGFPPTVREIARHLRLRGPKGAQKHLAALEGKGYIRRRSRLSRAMEVVGWSGESASPTVVVPLVGRVRAGAPLLATEEAEQHLRLDRSLAPPGSFVLRVTGDSMIEAGIHSGDLAVVRPHPQPRNGEIVVALVNDEATVKRFYKDRHAIRLEPANARMNAIVVKPDQEEVRVLGKVVAIIRKL; the protein is encoded by the coding sequence ATGCTAAATACGGACCCGCCGCGCGAGCGCGGCGAGCGGGCGCTGACCCGACGACAGGAACGCGTGCTCGCGTTTATCAAGGACAGCTGCGAGAAAAACGGCTTCCCGCCCACCGTGCGGGAAATCGCCCGGCATCTCCGTCTGCGGGGACCCAAAGGCGCGCAGAAACATCTGGCCGCCCTGGAGGGCAAGGGCTACATCCGCCGCCGATCGAGACTGTCCCGCGCGATGGAGGTGGTCGGGTGGTCCGGGGAAAGCGCCTCCCCGACCGTCGTCGTGCCGCTGGTGGGCCGGGTCCGGGCCGGCGCCCCCCTGCTGGCGACGGAAGAGGCGGAACAGCACCTCCGGCTGGACCGGAGCCTCGCGCCGCCCGGATCGTTTGTGCTCCGGGTCACGGGCGACAGCATGATCGAGGCCGGCATCCATTCGGGCGACTTGGCCGTGGTGCGGCCCCATCCCCAGCCGCGCAACGGAGAAATCGTGGTCGCGCTCGTAAACGACGAGGCCACGGTCAAACGGTTTTACAAGGACCGCCACGCGATCCGGCTGGAGCCGGCGAACGCCCGGATGAACGCGATCGTGGTGAAACCGGACCAGGAAGAGGTTCGCGTGCTCGGCAAGGTCGTGGCGATTATACGAAAATTGTGA
- a CDS encoding outer membrane beta-barrel protein encodes MSFYPFPVAFPAGVLIVLILGFMVLMGWSPPASAVGNLQLGPLELHPGFQISESYDDNVCRTKQKLCQDPQDSTPGATKDGKDEFSVFSPGLQVALPFLGNNRFDAEYRGDFGRYNTFKTENYSDNDVQSHLAIHLPVGLSLRMNEDWTDGHDAPGYAQNILIDFYHRNTAGGELGMEVGPRLRMAVDYTNLKLNYVDDARNGFRDRTDNTVGGTIYYKFMPKTSALLEYDYTAVSFDRFNADLFSVDNRVQRGYLGLTWDVTSRSQGTVKVGYTHKNFKESDLDNFKGGIVSVGLSHELTARTSLRFDGVRDVQESNIVNQPYYLTTGGRLELIHQIHPKVSFNLRTAFSRDQYPDADPGQTRPRLDDTWDTGARFEYRPRTWLNLGLGYDHSDRRSVFRDFGYVDNLYTFSVGAVL; translated from the coding sequence ATGTCCTTTTATCCGTTCCCCGTGGCGTTCCCCGCGGGGGTTTTGATCGTTCTTATTCTGGGTTTTATGGTACTGATGGGATGGTCCCCGCCGGCGTCGGCGGTCGGGAACCTGCAACTGGGTCCGCTTGAGCTTCATCCGGGCTTTCAGATTTCCGAATCTTATGATGACAACGTTTGCCGGACAAAGCAGAAGCTCTGTCAGGACCCCCAGGATTCGACCCCCGGCGCGACGAAGGACGGGAAGGACGAGTTTAGCGTCTTCAGCCCGGGGCTCCAGGTCGCGCTTCCCTTTTTGGGGAACAACCGGTTTGATGCCGAATATCGGGGAGACTTTGGACGGTACAACACGTTTAAGACCGAGAACTACAGCGACAACGACGTGCAGAGCCATCTGGCGATCCATCTCCCCGTCGGGCTTTCGCTCCGGATGAATGAAGACTGGACCGACGGCCATGACGCTCCCGGCTATGCCCAGAACATCCTGATCGATTTCTACCATCGGAACACGGCGGGGGGCGAACTTGGGATGGAGGTCGGACCGAGGCTGCGGATGGCCGTCGATTACACGAATTTGAAACTGAACTATGTGGACGACGCCCGGAACGGATTCCGGGACCGGACGGACAACACCGTCGGCGGAACGATTTATTACAAGTTTATGCCGAAAACGTCCGCGCTGCTGGAGTACGATTATACCGCCGTGAGTTTCGACCGCTTCAACGCCGACTTATTCTCGGTCGACAACCGGGTCCAGCGCGGCTATCTCGGTCTGACCTGGGACGTCACCTCGCGGTCGCAGGGGACGGTGAAGGTCGGCTATACCCATAAGAACTTCAAGGAGTCCGACCTCGACAATTTCAAGGGGGGCATCGTCTCGGTCGGCCTGAGTCATGAACTGACCGCGCGCACCTCGCTGCGCTTCGACGGCGTGCGGGACGTTCAGGAGAGCAACATCGTGAACCAGCCGTACTACCTGACCACCGGCGGCCGCCTGGAGCTGATCCACCAGATTCATCCCAAGGTTTCATTCAACTTGCGGACCGCGTTCAGTCGGGACCAGTATCCCGACGCCGATCCGGGGCAGACCCGGCCGCGGCTGGACGACACCTGGGACACGGGCGCCCGCTTCGAGTACCGTCCCCGGACCTGGCTGAATCTGGGGCTCGGATACGATCATTCCGACCGTCGTTCGGTCTTTCGTGATTTTGGATATGTGGACAACCTGTACACCTTCAGCGTCGGGGCCGTTCTGTAG
- a CDS encoding polysaccharide biosynthesis/export family protein, with translation MFRRIIALLIGAGLVLSGPAWSQDYVLGPRDVLNITVYDHKDLETKVRVSEDGKITFPLLGEIAVSGLTVQQLERKITALLANGYIIDPHVGIFVEEFRVVVYVTGEVNKPGSYPYEEGMTAIKAISLAGGLTEKAADGKITVTRKAQGAQETTLQVGLHDLIRPDDVLQIPEKRWVYVTGEVKKPGSYLYDDQMTILKAITLAGGLTDKAAPGRTQIIRKKDGKEDTIRVKMEDSILPEDVIVVPESFF, from the coding sequence GTGTTTCGGCGGATCATCGCCCTGCTGATCGGCGCGGGGCTGGTCCTCTCCGGCCCGGCGTGGTCCCAGGACTATGTCCTCGGGCCGCGCGACGTCCTCAACATCACCGTGTACGACCACAAAGACCTCGAAACCAAGGTCCGCGTCAGCGAAGACGGGAAGATCACGTTTCCGCTCCTGGGCGAAATCGCGGTGTCCGGCCTCACGGTCCAACAGCTCGAGCGGAAGATCACGGCCCTGCTGGCGAACGGCTACATCATCGATCCCCACGTCGGCATCTTCGTGGAGGAGTTTCGCGTCGTGGTCTACGTGACCGGCGAGGTCAACAAGCCGGGCTCCTACCCCTACGAAGAGGGCATGACCGCCATCAAGGCCATCAGCCTGGCCGGCGGACTGACCGAGAAGGCGGCCGACGGAAAGATCACGGTCACGCGGAAGGCGCAGGGCGCGCAGGAGACCACGCTCCAGGTCGGGCTGCACGACCTCATCCGGCCCGACGACGTTCTGCAGATTCCGGAGAAGCGGTGGGTCTACGTGACCGGCGAGGTCAAGAAGCCGGGCTCGTATCTGTACGACGATCAGATGACGATCCTGAAGGCGATCACGCTGGCCGGCGGGCTGACGGACAAGGCCGCGCCGGGCCGGACGCAGATCATCCGGAAGAAGGACGGGAAGGAGGACACGATCCGCGTCAAGATGGAGGATTCGATCCTGCCGGAAGACGTGATCGTCGTCCCCGAAAGTTTTTTTTAA
- a CDS encoding radical SAM protein, with amino-acid sequence MDTIQKLAILGEGAAQEHELSAGQSVPGCFTPQGITAPDGRDQRHRNPVRKGPERFLPAGQAGLPGGIHVSPVGGGKTVRLLKVLQTNICEFDCFYCEHRASRDVPRTYVSPEELARTFMMLHRKRFVDGLFLSSGITRKIDTMQERMVQTAEILRKRYEFKGYIHLKILPGAGPAAVEQTLRLASRVSLNLEAPTPQHLARLSAKKSFLDDMLTRMVWVKRLKQEYPGLIPAGQITQFVVGAAGETDQDLLSATDRLYGEIGLRRAYFSAFSPIPDTPLDHLPPAPLLRQHRLYQADWLMRFYGFSVSELVFDGRGHLPMAVDPKLAWATGHPEFFPLEVMKVEYERLLRVPGIGPISAKRIAELRPSSVITDARHLTRLGVVMKRAAPYLLLHGRPLIPASPRIKPAQLDLWSPENL; translated from the coding sequence ATGGACACAATCCAAAAACTCGCGATCCTAGGGGAAGGCGCCGCGCAAGAGCATGAGCTCTCGGCCGGCCAGTCCGTCCCCGGCTGCTTTACCCCGCAAGGCATCACGGCGCCGGACGGCCGCGATCAACGCCACCGGAACCCCGTGAGGAAGGGGCCCGAACGCTTCCTGCCTGCCGGACAGGCAGGTCTTCCCGGCGGCATTCATGTCAGCCCGGTGGGGGGCGGGAAGACCGTCCGACTGCTCAAGGTTCTCCAGACGAACATCTGCGAGTTCGACTGCTTTTACTGCGAGCACCGGGCGAGCCGCGACGTGCCCCGCACCTACGTTTCCCCGGAAGAGCTGGCCCGGACTTTTATGATGCTCCACCGGAAACGGTTCGTGGACGGGCTGTTTCTCTCCTCCGGCATCACGCGGAAGATCGATACGATGCAGGAGCGGATGGTCCAGACGGCCGAGATTCTTCGAAAACGATATGAGTTCAAGGGATACATTCATCTGAAGATCCTGCCGGGGGCCGGCCCCGCGGCAGTGGAACAAACCCTGCGCCTGGCCAGCCGCGTCTCCCTCAATCTCGAGGCCCCGACGCCCCAGCATCTCGCACGGCTCTCGGCCAAAAAAAGTTTCCTGGACGATATGCTCACCCGAATGGTCTGGGTCAAGCGGCTCAAGCAGGAATATCCCGGCCTGATCCCGGCCGGCCAGATCACTCAGTTTGTGGTGGGCGCGGCCGGCGAGACCGATCAGGACCTGCTCTCCGCCACCGATCGGCTCTACGGGGAAATCGGTCTGCGTCGGGCTTATTTCAGCGCCTTCAGTCCGATTCCGGATACCCCGCTCGATCATCTTCCGCCCGCCCCGCTTCTGCGGCAGCACCGGCTGTATCAGGCCGACTGGCTGATGCGCTTTTACGGTTTTTCGGTCTCGGAGCTGGTGTTTGACGGCCGCGGCCATCTGCCCATGGCCGTCGATCCGAAGCTGGCCTGGGCGACGGGCCATCCCGAGTTCTTCCCCTTGGAGGTTATGAAGGTCGAATACGAGCGGCTGCTGCGCGTGCCGGGGATCGGTCCGATCTCGGCCAAACGAATCGCGGAGCTGCGCCCTTCTTCGGTCATCACCGATGCCCGGCACTTGACCCGACTGGGCGTCGTGATGAAGCGCGCCGCGCCATATTTGCTCCTCCACGGCCGGCCCCTGATCCCGGCATCGCCCCGGATCAAGCCCGCGCAGCTTGATCTCTGGTCGCCGGAGAATCTATGA
- the trxA gene encoding thioredoxin, translating into MAKPLKVDSQNWDQEVLKGQGLTMVDFWAVWCGPCQIIAPVVDDLALEYEGRLRVFKLNTDENPDVASRYQIMGIPTLLFFKDGKPVDKIVGAAAKKQFKDKIDSLLAVK; encoded by the coding sequence ATGGCCAAACCGCTGAAGGTGGATTCGCAGAACTGGGATCAAGAAGTGTTGAAAGGTCAGGGACTGACCATGGTGGATTTCTGGGCCGTGTGGTGCGGGCCGTGTCAGATCATCGCTCCCGTTGTGGATGATCTGGCCCTGGAATACGAGGGCCGTTTGCGCGTGTTCAAACTCAATACGGATGAAAATCCCGACGTGGCCAGCCGGTACCAGATTATGGGCATCCCCACGCTTCTTTTCTTCAAGGATGGAAAACCGGTCGACAAGATCGTGGGTGCGGCGGCGAAGAAGCAGTTCAAGGACAAGATCGACTCGCTCTTGGCGGTGAAGTAA
- the dinB gene encoding DNA polymerase IV: MTDRTLLHVDMDAFFASVEQRVHPALRGKPIAVCGANARTVVLTASYEARAYGVKTGMTLPEARALCPALIVVPSDHERYTDVSRRLLTIFLHYTPLVEVFSVDEAFLDITGSLILFGGAEAIASAVKRRIRREMQLTASVGIAPNKTLAKLGSGLKKPDGLVRIDPKDVPILLEDLPVKALCGIGPNLDRALADMEIRTCGQLGRAPVERLIGRFGIIGYSLKAMGLGQDDRPVVPSGEEPEAKSIGHSMTLPRDLRRAGEIERPLIELAEMVGRRARRNRYRGNVVTLTLRYADFQTFSRRRRLKSFLNDGLEIFLAARRILGTVRLEQAVRLVGVGLSGLIPDTGQLPLFETERRRNRLLATMDGINDRYGERTVRWGTLIAGHPHKAVISPAWRPKGVREYH; the protein is encoded by the coding sequence ATGACGGACCGCACCCTCCTGCATGTCGACATGGACGCCTTTTTCGCCTCGGTCGAACAGCGGGTCCATCCCGCCCTCCGGGGCAAACCGATCGCGGTCTGCGGCGCCAACGCCCGCACCGTCGTGCTGACGGCCTCGTACGAGGCCCGGGCCTACGGCGTCAAGACCGGCATGACGCTCCCGGAGGCCCGGGCGCTCTGCCCGGCGCTGATCGTGGTGCCGAGCGATCACGAACGCTACACCGACGTCAGCCGGCGGCTCTTGACGATTTTCCTTCACTACACTCCTCTGGTGGAAGTCTTCTCCGTGGACGAGGCCTTTCTGGACATCACCGGCTCGTTGATCCTTTTCGGGGGGGCCGAGGCCATCGCGTCGGCCGTCAAACGCCGGATCCGGCGGGAAATGCAGCTCACGGCGTCGGTGGGAATCGCGCCCAACAAAACGCTGGCCAAACTGGGAAGCGGCCTTAAAAAACCCGACGGATTGGTCCGGATCGACCCGAAAGACGTACCGATCCTGCTCGAAGACCTCCCCGTGAAGGCGCTCTGCGGAATCGGCCCCAATCTGGACCGGGCCTTGGCCGACATGGAGATCCGGACCTGCGGCCAGTTGGGAAGGGCTCCCGTTGAACGGTTGATCGGCCGCTTCGGAATCATCGGTTACTCCCTGAAGGCCATGGGCCTGGGACAAGATGACCGTCCGGTCGTCCCGAGCGGGGAAGAACCGGAAGCCAAGTCGATCGGCCACAGTATGACGCTGCCGCGCGATCTCCGCCGGGCGGGCGAGATCGAACGCCCCCTGATCGAGCTCGCCGAGATGGTCGGCCGGCGCGCGCGTCGGAACCGTTACCGGGGAAACGTCGTGACGCTGACGCTTCGATATGCGGACTTTCAAACGTTCAGCCGCCGGCGCCGGCTCAAATCGTTTTTGAACGACGGGTTGGAAATCTTTCTTGCGGCGCGACGGATCCTTGGGACCGTCCGGTTGGAGCAGGCGGTCCGTTTGGTCGGCGTCGGCCTGTCCGGATTGATCCCGGATACAGGACAGCTTCCGTTGTTTGAAACAGAACGGCGGCGCAACCGACTGCTCGCGACGATGGATGGAATCAACGATCGGTACGGCGAGCGGACCGTCCGCTGGGGCACATTGATCGCCGGCCATCCTCACAAGGCCGTGATCTCTCCCGCCTGGAGGCCAAAGGGCGTGCGGGAATATCATTGA